The Papaver somniferum cultivar HN1 chromosome 3, ASM357369v1, whole genome shotgun sequence genome includes a region encoding these proteins:
- the LOC113357258 gene encoding shikimate kinase 3, chloroplastic-like, translating to MEGACTSNLQYCSWIAPKKIRQKPSGCLELPQRWGEDRKQQMLLSSRIMKGSADSKRHRLVGFEINRCYRNSEDSALESGRTHTSVDEPKIVKKKAQEISPYLTGRCIYLVGMMGSGKTTVGKILSEVLGYSFFDSDKLVEQAVGMTSVAQIFKEHSETFFRDNESEVLRELSLMHRLVVATGGGAVIRPINWKYMKHGITVWLDVPLEALATRIAAVGTDSRPLLHHESGDAYTKALARLSTLSKERGHAYTNADARVSLEHIASKLGHGDVCRLTPTDIATEAIIQMKHFLLGTKEDDE from the exons ATGGAGGGGGCGTGTACTTCAAACTTGCAGTACTGCAGTTGGATTGCACCAAAGAAGATTAGACAGAAACCTAGTGGTTGCTTGGAGCTTCCTCAGAGATGGGGAGAAGATCGGAAGCAGCAGATGCTGCTTAGTTCTAGGATTATGAAAGGGAGTGCTGATTCAAAACGGCATAGATTGGTTGGATTTGAGATCAACCGTTGCTATAGGAACTCTGAAG ATTCAGCGTTGGAATCAGGAAGAACTCATACTTCTGTTGATGAACCTAAAATAGTGAAG AAGAAGGCACAAGAGATTTCCCCCTACTTAACTGGACGTTGCATATATCTTGTTG GAATGATGGGTTCTGGTAAAACAACAGTTGGGAAGATTTTATCAGAAGTACTTGGTTATTCTTTCTTTGACAG TGACAAATTGGTGGAGCAGGCTGTGGGTATGACTTCTGTTGCTCAAATCTTCAAAGAACACAGTGAGACTTTCTTCAGAGATAATGAG AGTGAGGTATTGCGGGAGTTGTCTTTGATGCATCGACTAGTTGTTGCCACCGGGGGTGGTGCAGTTATTAGGCCGATCAACTG GAAATACATGAAGCATGGAATCACTGTTTGGCTAGATGTGCCATTGGAAGCTTTGGCTACCAGAATTGCAGCTGTAGGTACTGATTCTCGCCCTCTTTTGCATCATGAGTCGGGCGATGCTTACACAAAG GCTTTGGCACGGCTCTCAACACTTTCAAAGGAAAGAGGTCATGCTTACACTAATGCTGATGCTAGGGTATCCCTTGAAC ATATTGCATCCAAACTGGGTCATGGAGATGTGTGCAGACTCACACCAACAGATATCGCAACTGAG GCTATCATTCAAATGAAACACTTTTTGTTGGGCaccaaagaagatgatgaataa